From a single Haloarcula sp. DT43 genomic region:
- a CDS encoding outer membrane protein assembly factor BamB family protein: MNRRQLLTLLATAGTGGCLSFREAGEAEPATQTGFDTTVDSQDPQRATSTPSGYASTAASVETVQTLSMDITALSAAGPSYLVATLDEIQLRDFGSASPRNTLEAPVNSSVVELTDSDCYVGSQIAGGDRSTIYRFDTEGGTLQARTEIRGSVSKLTTAGDLLVCGTNRESTEGATQPGTHITVFDRASLDRQWTTAVGNGAITGDVCRLDDALHVGFTNFLVGFAVTDGTIRYRAPLNVGYPVAYQGDLVADVDRKLRRFDPETLAYDWSVGSEVAGRPVVVGEHVAVPTTDGLLCATVADGQQRWSRTLESVSGFTPELLVYQGGLLWYGTAAEELYGLVPPSGETAFSLSADLSVIAATTGGVVIDSGYETLELRVS, translated from the coding sequence ATGAACCGACGGCAGTTACTCACGCTACTGGCAACGGCTGGAACCGGCGGGTGCCTGAGCTTTCGAGAGGCCGGTGAGGCGGAACCGGCAACACAGACGGGGTTCGACACGACGGTCGATTCTCAAGACCCACAGAGAGCGACCAGCACACCGTCGGGCTACGCGTCGACGGCCGCGTCTGTCGAGACGGTACAAACGCTCTCGATGGATATCACCGCACTCTCGGCTGCCGGCCCGTCGTACCTGGTCGCCACTCTCGACGAGATTCAGCTCCGAGATTTTGGCTCGGCATCCCCTCGAAATACGCTCGAAGCCCCTGTCAACAGTTCCGTCGTCGAACTGACCGACTCGGACTGCTATGTCGGCAGTCAGATAGCCGGCGGGGACCGCTCGACGATATACCGCTTCGACACGGAGGGCGGGACCCTCCAGGCACGAACCGAGATTCGAGGGAGCGTCTCGAAGCTCACCACGGCCGGCGACCTGCTCGTGTGTGGCACGAACCGGGAGTCGACCGAGGGTGCGACACAGCCCGGGACCCACATCACCGTCTTCGACCGGGCGAGTCTCGACCGACAGTGGACGACGGCGGTCGGGAACGGCGCAATCACCGGCGACGTCTGCCGGTTAGACGACGCGCTTCACGTCGGCTTTACGAATTTCCTCGTCGGTTTCGCGGTGACAGACGGAACGATTCGGTACCGCGCACCGCTGAACGTCGGATACCCAGTGGCCTACCAGGGCGACCTGGTCGCCGATGTGGACCGGAAACTGCGCCGGTTCGACCCGGAGACGTTAGCGTACGACTGGAGTGTCGGGAGCGAGGTCGCTGGGCGACCGGTGGTCGTGGGAGAACACGTCGCCGTCCCGACAACAGATGGCCTCCTTTGTGCGACCGTCGCAGACGGGCAGCAGCGCTGGTCGCGGACGCTAGAGTCCGTGAGTGGCTTCACTCCAGAACTGCTGGTGTACCAGGGCGGCCTCCTGTGGTACGGGACTGCTGCCGAGGAGCTTTACGGCCTCGTTCCGCCGTCGGGCGAAACCGCGTTTTCACTGTCGGCCGACCTCTCGGTCATCGCTGCGACGACCGGCGGAGTCGTCATCGACTCGGGGTACGAAACGCTCGAGCTTCGAGTGAGCTAA
- a CDS encoding YqjF family protein translates to MVVPLEMGWRHLLFENWPVDPEVMDAHLPESLSADRHDGRAWLSVVPFTNVAVRPKGLPRPLGVRLPEVNVRTYVTRDGVPSVYFFSLDAQGLASVVGARLFHHLPYYYARIALELSDGRVQFESQRRHPGARPGHYAATYWPTGEPFAAPANPLAAFLVERYRFYTEAPDGTLHYTDVDHDTWTLYPAEATVETDTLSRADGFARPDADPVYYYSPGLDVVAARSRPAPEDGAT, encoded by the coding sequence ATGGTCGTCCCGCTGGAGATGGGCTGGCGACACCTGCTCTTTGAGAACTGGCCGGTCGACCCGGAAGTGATGGACGCCCATCTCCCAGAGTCGCTCAGCGCAGACCGTCACGACGGGCGTGCGTGGCTCTCCGTGGTGCCGTTTACGAACGTCGCCGTCCGTCCGAAAGGCCTCCCCCGACCACTCGGGGTCCGGCTTCCGGAAGTCAACGTCCGGACGTACGTCACCCGCGACGGCGTCCCGAGCGTCTACTTTTTCAGCCTGGACGCGCAGGGACTCGCGAGCGTCGTCGGTGCCCGCCTGTTCCATCATTTGCCGTACTACTACGCTCGAATCGCGCTGGAACTGAGCGACGGGCGCGTCCAGTTCGAGAGCCAGCGGCGGCATCCGGGTGCCCGCCCCGGCCACTACGCGGCCACCTACTGGCCGACCGGAGAACCGTTCGCCGCGCCAGCGAACCCGTTGGCGGCGTTTCTCGTCGAGCGGTATCGCTTCTACACCGAAGCGCCCGACGGCACCCTCCACTACACCGATGTCGACCACGACACGTGGACGCTGTACCCGGCCGAAGCGACCGTCGAAACCGACACGCTGTCGCGGGCCGACGGCTTCGCGCGCCCCGACGCGGACCCAGTGTACTACTACAGTCCCGGGCTGGATGTCGTCGCGGCTCGGAGCCGACCAGCACCAGAGGACGGGGCAACGTGA
- a CDS encoding CBS domain-containing protein, producing MNALDTPVEQVMTKPVKTVDRELTVRDVSKLLAGEAVGSVVVETEYGRGILTKTDVIGGLRDGIDPDTTPVGDLMTTPVKTIGRNASLEEAVDTMVEHGIKRLVVDGQTTCVGVLTTTDVMRELSPDLDRVVEKFAEG from the coding sequence ATGAATGCACTTGACACACCCGTCGAGCAGGTGATGACCAAACCGGTGAAAACCGTCGACAGGGAACTCACCGTCCGGGACGTGTCGAAGCTCCTCGCGGGGGAGGCGGTCGGTTCGGTCGTCGTCGAAACCGAGTACGGGCGGGGCATACTCACGAAGACGGACGTCATCGGCGGCCTCCGGGACGGCATCGACCCGGACACGACCCCGGTCGGCGACCTGATGACGACCCCCGTCAAGACCATCGGTCGCAACGCCTCGCTGGAGGAGGCCGTCGATACGATGGTCGAGCACGGCATCAAGCGGCTCGTGGTCGACGGACAGACCACCTGCGTCGGCGTTCTCACGACGACGGACGTGATGCGGGAACTGTCGCCCGACCTGGACCGCGTGGTCGAGAAGTTCGCGGAGGGGTGA